One region of Mesobacillus boroniphilus genomic DNA includes:
- the hmpA gene encoding NO-inducible flavohemoprotein → MLNQKTIEIIKSTVPVLEVHGEQITTVFYKTMFENHPELLNIFNHANQKQGRQQRALAGTVYAAAKYIDNLEAILPVVNQIAHKHRSLGIQPEHYPIVGKHLLIAIKEVLGDAATDEIINAWADAYGVIADAFISVEADMYDAAANQKGGWDGFRPFIVANKVEESEVITSFYLKSVDGNEIATFKPGQYISVKLEIEGEDFTHIRQYSLSDAPGKDYYRISIKKEAGMETPDGKVSNYLHSSVEEGEVLSISAPAGDFFLDTEKETPVVLISGGVGLTPMVSMLNTVADLQPEKEVTFIHAAQNGKVHALKDEVAATAAKAKVNSVVFYDQPTEEDRQNNSFDVEGYVTKEWLKEKVNLEQSDFYFCGPVPFMKAINAALKDLGVTEDRIHFEFFGPMASLEV, encoded by the coding sequence ATGCTAAATCAAAAAACAATTGAAATCATCAAATCCACAGTGCCGGTTCTAGAAGTTCACGGTGAACAAATCACGACAGTATTCTATAAGACTATGTTTGAAAATCATCCAGAGCTTTTGAATATTTTTAACCATGCGAACCAGAAGCAGGGTCGACAGCAAAGAGCGTTGGCTGGAACAGTCTATGCAGCTGCCAAATATATCGACAATCTCGAAGCAATTTTACCGGTTGTTAATCAGATTGCCCACAAGCACCGCAGCCTTGGCATCCAGCCTGAACATTATCCGATTGTCGGCAAGCACTTGCTGATCGCAATTAAAGAAGTACTTGGCGATGCGGCTACAGACGAAATCATCAATGCATGGGCAGATGCATACGGAGTGATTGCGGACGCCTTCATTTCGGTTGAAGCGGACATGTATGATGCAGCAGCAAACCAAAAAGGCGGCTGGGATGGCTTCCGTCCATTCATTGTTGCGAATAAAGTCGAGGAAAGTGAAGTCATCACTTCGTTTTACCTGAAGTCAGTAGATGGAAATGAAATCGCTACTTTCAAACCAGGACAATACATCAGCGTCAAGCTTGAAATCGAAGGAGAAGATTTTACTCATATCCGCCAGTACAGCTTGTCTGACGCACCAGGAAAGGACTACTACCGCATCAGCATTAAGAAGGAAGCTGGCATGGAAACTCCTGATGGAAAGGTATCCAACTACCTGCACAGCAGTGTTGAAGAAGGGGAAGTTCTCAGTATCAGCGCGCCTGCAGGCGATTTCTTCCTTGATACAGAAAAAGAAACACCTGTTGTATTGATTAGCGGCGGTGTCGGTCTGACTCCGATGGTCAGTATGCTTAACACAGTGGCAGACCTGCAGCCGGAGAAAGAAGTTACCTTCATCCATGCAGCCCAAAACGGCAAAGTCCATGCACTTAAAGATGAAGTCGCAGCCACAGCTGCAAAAGCAAAAGTGAATTCAGTGGTATTCTACGATCAGCCAACTGAAGAAGACCGCCAGAACAACAGCTTTGATGTTGAGGGCTACGTAACAAAAGAATGGCTAAAAGAAAAGGTAAACCTTGAACAATCAGACTTCTATTTCTGTGGCCCAGTACCATTCATGAAAGCAATCAACGCAGCATTAAAAGACCTTGGCGTCACAGAAGACAGAATTCACTTCGAATTCTTCGGACCAATGGCAAGCCTAGAGGTATAA
- the menC gene encoding o-succinylbenzoate synthase: MDIKAVKLSIVKMPLKLPFTTHLGSVTEREAIIVEVEDRNGFIGYGEGVAFSSPWYTEETVNTSYHVLKDFLIPLLNKKGINHPDEAYLLFSTVRRNHMAKAALETALWDLQAKIESLPLSKLIGGTIEAIPAGVVVGNPDLPEALKQIEGYLEQGFQRVKVKISPEDDFQYISEIRKQFPDLPLMADANSAYSLEDVARLKALDEFGLLMIEQPLGYDDIIDHAKLQSQIETAICLDESIVTFDDARKAVELGSCKVINIKIGRVGGMGEAKRIHDYCVSKGISVWAGGMIEFGISRAHNIALASLPGFTIPGDISGSDRYWEEDIIDPEITVHNGMIRIPERPGIGYELNKKRMKEVTVFEERFEF, encoded by the coding sequence ATGGACATTAAAGCCGTTAAACTATCAATCGTCAAAATGCCATTGAAACTTCCATTCACTACCCATTTAGGCTCAGTGACAGAGAGAGAAGCGATTATCGTCGAGGTAGAAGACCGCAATGGTTTTATTGGCTATGGAGAAGGTGTTGCCTTTTCATCTCCATGGTACACCGAGGAGACCGTCAACACTTCATACCATGTGCTGAAAGATTTTTTGATTCCTCTTTTAAATAAAAAAGGGATAAATCATCCTGATGAAGCCTACCTTTTATTCAGCACAGTTCGAAGAAATCATATGGCAAAGGCAGCGCTAGAAACGGCATTATGGGATTTGCAGGCTAAGATAGAAAGTCTCCCATTATCGAAGCTGATTGGTGGGACCATAGAAGCTATCCCTGCAGGTGTTGTTGTAGGCAATCCAGATCTTCCAGAGGCTCTGAAACAAATTGAAGGCTATCTGGAGCAAGGATTTCAACGGGTGAAAGTAAAAATCAGTCCGGAAGATGATTTTCAATATATCTCAGAAATTCGTAAGCAGTTTCCTGACCTTCCGTTGATGGCGGATGCCAACTCGGCATACTCTTTGGAGGATGTGGCCCGCTTAAAAGCACTCGATGAGTTCGGCCTGCTGATGATCGAGCAGCCGCTGGGATATGATGACATCATTGACCATGCCAAACTACAATCTCAAATAGAGACAGCTATATGCCTTGATGAAAGTATTGTCACTTTTGACGATGCAAGGAAAGCCGTCGAACTAGGCAGCTGTAAGGTCATCAATATTAAAATCGGCCGGGTCGGCGGAATGGGCGAAGCAAAGCGAATCCACGATTATTGTGTTTCTAAAGGAATTTCAGTCTGGGCAGGCGGGATGATTGAATTTGGAATTTCAAGAGCACACAATATCGCACTTGCATCGCTCCCAGGATTTACAATACCAGGCGATATCTCCGGTTCCGACCGCTATTGGGAAGAAGACATAATCGATCCGGAAATCACGGTCCATAATGGCATGATCAGAATACCAGAACGCCCAGGCATAGGTTATGAACTGAATAAAAAGCGCATGAAGGAAGTTACTGTTTTTGAGGAACGATTCGAATTTTAG
- a CDS encoding o-succinylbenzoate--CoA ligase: MTETMPNWLKKRADLSPNREALIFEGHTYTFLEVFEKASSYVGKIGTLGLGKGKTAAVLFSNQAESVFILYALQMAGIKAVILNNRLTSEELSWQLGDSDADVLVYESRFDDKVSSISSEVNFISTDKLKQLEDGDSVFLEEYDMDDVTTIMYTSGTTGNPKGVMQTYGNHWWSANASALNLGLHDYDKWLCTVPIFHISGYSILMRSQIYGMPVILHSTFEEKKVVEDIRKYQVTVMSVVSTMLSRVLVELGTRKLPDSFRCMLLGGGPAPLPLLESCIDKGIPVFQTYGMTETSSQFATLSPEYSIERLGSAGKALFPNLIRIVDSDGQDVPLGAEGEILVKGPNVTYGYLNRPDVTADKIRNKWLHTGDIGYLDSEGFLYVLDRRSDLIISGGENIYPAEIEGVLLSYPGVADAGVIGAPDEKWQQVPVAFIVKSDSGVSEEALLALCEEKLAKYKLPKKFYFVESLPRNAAKKLLRRKLREWLEAEGDGNGH, encoded by the coding sequence TTGACTGAAACCATGCCAAATTGGCTGAAAAAGAGGGCGGACCTGTCTCCAAATCGTGAAGCACTGATATTCGAGGGGCATACATATACGTTTTTAGAAGTTTTTGAAAAAGCAAGTTCATACGTCGGCAAGATTGGAACCCTTGGGTTAGGGAAGGGGAAAACGGCCGCGGTACTGTTTTCCAATCAGGCGGAATCCGTGTTCATTTTATACGCTTTGCAGATGGCTGGAATCAAGGCTGTGATTTTAAACAATCGACTAACATCCGAAGAACTGTCATGGCAACTGGGTGATAGTGATGCTGATGTGCTGGTATATGAGTCACGTTTTGATGACAAAGTGTCTTCGATAAGCTCAGAAGTAAACTTCATCAGTACAGACAAGCTGAAGCAGCTAGAGGATGGAGACTCTGTATTTCTCGAAGAATACGATATGGACGATGTAACGACGATCATGTATACATCAGGTACAACCGGCAATCCGAAGGGAGTCATGCAAACATATGGCAACCATTGGTGGAGCGCAAATGCGTCGGCGCTCAATCTTGGCTTGCATGATTACGATAAATGGCTTTGCACTGTGCCGATCTTCCATATTAGCGGCTACTCCATTTTGATGAGGAGCCAAATATACGGAATGCCAGTTATACTCCATTCAACTTTTGAGGAAAAAAAGGTAGTTGAGGATATTCGGAAATATCAAGTTACGGTGATGTCTGTAGTCAGCACGATGCTGAGTAGAGTCCTGGTCGAACTAGGAACAAGAAAATTGCCGGACTCCTTCCGCTGCATGCTGCTGGGCGGAGGGCCTGCGCCTCTGCCTTTGCTAGAATCTTGTATTGATAAAGGAATTCCTGTGTTCCAGACATATGGTATGACAGAAACTTCTTCACAATTTGCGACCTTGTCACCGGAGTACAGTATTGAACGCCTTGGTTCTGCTGGTAAAGCTTTATTTCCTAACTTGATCCGGATTGTTGATTCAGATGGGCAAGATGTTCCACTTGGAGCCGAGGGAGAGATCTTGGTCAAAGGTCCAAATGTGACGTATGGCTATTTGAACCGTCCAGATGTGACTGCTGATAAAATTCGAAATAAATGGCTTCACACGGGCGATATCGGCTATTTGGACAGTGAAGGCTTCCTTTATGTCCTTGATCGCCGCTCAGATTTAATCATTTCAGGAGGCGAAAATATCTATCCAGCGGAAATTGAAGGTGTACTGCTTTCATATCCAGGTGTTGCCGATGCGGGAGTGATTGGTGCACCAGATGAAAAATGGCAACAGGTGCCCGTGGCTTTTATTGTGAAAAGCGATTCAGGCGTTTCCGAAGAGGCATTGCTGGCTCTTTGTGAAGAGAAACTCGCAAAATACAAGCTTCCGAAAAAATTCTACTTTGTAGAAAGCCTGCCAAGGAATGCCGCGAAGAAATTATTAAGACGCAAACTGCGAGAGTGGCTCGAAGCGGAGGGTGATGGAAATGGACATTAA